A genomic segment from Thermodesulfobacteriota bacterium encodes:
- a CDS encoding ABC transporter ATP-binding protein: protein MQENRVILSLEDTYLSFGGVQALAGVNVDIKKDQILALIGPNGSGKTSILNSISGFYRPQKGNIYFRGKRINNFKPNKIAAMGIARTFQNLALYTGLSTVDNLLSGRHIMMKQNLLSGFLYFGPALKTEIEHREQVEYIMDFLELESYRHQRVGVLPYGVRKRVELGRALAMEPKVLLLDEPMAGMNMEEKEDMARYVLDIKEAKLETVIKESPAIVLVEHEMDVVMDISDRVIALDWGKKIAEGTPDEIKNNQAVIKAYLGEEEY from the coding sequence ATGCAAGAGAATAGAGTTATTTTAAGTTTAGAGGATACTTATTTATCATTCGGAGGAGTACAAGCACTAGCAGGAGTGAACGTAGATATTAAGAAGGATCAAATATTAGCCCTTATTGGTCCAAATGGCTCTGGGAAGACATCCATTCTCAACTCCATATCCGGGTTTTATCGTCCTCAAAAGGGAAATATATATTTTAGAGGAAAGAGGATTAATAACTTTAAGCCCAACAAGATCGCTGCCATGGGGATCGCGAGAACGTTTCAGAACCTTGCCCTCTATACAGGACTATCCACCGTAGATAATCTGCTGTCAGGCAGACATATCATGATGAAGCAGAACCTCCTCTCTGGGTTTTTGTACTTTGGTCCGGCATTAAAGACCGAGATTGAACATAGAGAACAAGTAGAATATATAATGGACTTCCTGGAACTAGAGTCTTATAGACATCAGCGTGTAGGTGTACTCCCCTATGGAGTCCGAAAAAGAGTGGAACTAGGGCGAGCTCTGGCTATGGAGCCAAAGGTACTCCTCCTTGATGAACCCATGGCTGGGATGAATATGGAGGAGAAGGAAGATATGGCCAGATATGTCCTGGATATCAAAGAGGCAAAATTGGAGACCGTAATAAAGGAATCACCGGCTATCGTCCTTGTGGAACATGAGATGGATGTGGTAATGGATATTTCTGACAGGGTTATAGCCCTGGACTGGGGAAAGAAGATTGCCGAGGGTACCCCTGATGAAATAAAGAATAATCAAGCAGTTATCAAGGCATATCTGGGAGAGGAAGAGTACTAG
- a CDS encoding ABC transporter ATP-binding protein: protein MLVLNNIEVKYQNVILVLRGVTIEVPEGQIISLLGANGAGKSTTLKAISGMLYPEEGRVTDGSIEYNGVRIDGLRTKAIVDMGIVQIMEGRRTLEQLTAEENLIAGAIGRNPTRGELKRDIDKIYEFFPRLKDVRNQTAGYLSGGEQQQLVVGRGLMSRPKLMLLDETSLGLAPMLVKEIYNIIERLNKEEKISLLVVEQNARAALQIADYGYVMENGRVVLDDTGPKLLENEDIKEFYMGLTEVGEKKSYKTIKHYKRRKRWLG, encoded by the coding sequence ATGCTTGTATTAAACAACATCGAAGTAAAATATCAAAATGTCATTCTCGTACTGAGAGGAGTTACCATAGAGGTACCTGAGGGACAGATTATTTCATTATTGGGCGCCAATGGGGCAGGTAAAAGTACTACCCTCAAGGCCATATCAGGTATGCTATATCCGGAGGAGGGGAGGGTTACTGATGGCTCTATCGAGTATAATGGTGTAAGGATTGATGGACTGAGAACCAAAGCCATAGTGGATATGGGGATCGTTCAGATAATGGAAGGCAGACGGACTCTGGAACAACTTACGGCAGAGGAGAATCTGATAGCTGGTGCTATAGGGAGAAACCCCACCAGGGGGGAGTTAAAGAGGGATATAGACAAGATATACGAATTCTTTCCGAGGTTAAAGGATGTCCGTAATCAAACAGCAGGCTATCTTTCAGGTGGTGAGCAGCAACAGCTCGTGGTTGGACGGGGGCTTATGTCTCGTCCTAAATTGATGCTACTGGATGAAACCTCTTTGGGATTGGCTCCCATGCTGGTTAAAGAAATATACAATATCATAGAAAGACTGAATAAAGAGGAGAAGATATCCCTTCTGGTTGTAGAACAGAATGCCAGAGCAGCCCTCCAGATTGCAGATTATGGCTATGTAATGGAAAACGGGCGGGTAGTATTGGATGATACTGGTCCCAAGCTGCTGGAGAATGAGGACATTAAAGAGTTTTACATGGGACTCACTGAAGTTGGGGAAAAGAAGAGCTATAAAACTATTAAGCACTACAAGAGAAGAAAGAGGTGGCTTGGTTAA
- a CDS encoding AMP-binding protein, whose product MNIDKDMDTLPKLMLRNYLRYGDKKVAMRKKDFGLWLTYTWKIYYEHVKWCSLGLVSLGLKRGDKVCIIGDNGPQYYWAELAVQSAGGAAIGIFVDSMDDEVKYYVNHSDAVFVFAEDQEQCDKLLNLKDKNEIPNVKKVIYWDHRGLWSYEDPILLSFEGLEELGKKYEVDHPGLFEENVRQGKGSDIACFCYTSGTTGLPKAAMMTHNSVIFFGRGIRSIDPWYETDEYLSYVSPAWAAEQFLGIASGLDGALCVSFPEEAETVQEDIVDLGPQILFYSARLWENLVSEIQVKIADTLRWKRLLFNIAMKIGHWMNKFAEKKTKPNLLWRGLYLFANLIALRSLRHRMGFARTRVGYTAGAAVSPDIIRFFHALGLNLKNIYGSTEASLVTIPSSTDFKYDSVGTPIEGCEVKIVDGEIVVKNPGLFLGYYKNPEATGEKIRDGWYYTGDSGFFDEEGHLIYWDRVDELLDLKSGEKYSPQYIETRLRFSPYIRDCIVVGGKDRDYIGALINIDYGNVGKWAEKKRIAYTTFVDLSQKPEVAGMIKGEIGKVNKEIPEFARVKRFVNLHKEFDPDEAELTRTRKLRRTFIEDRYKDIIESLYQDKGVISVEAHVTYRDGRKGIIKTEINVYSVE is encoded by the coding sequence ATGAATATTGATAAGGACATGGATACCCTTCCGAAATTGATGTTGAGAAACTACCTGAGATATGGCGATAAAAAAGTAGCTATGCGCAAGAAGGATTTTGGGTTATGGCTTACATATACATGGAAGATTTACTACGAACATGTGAAATGGTGCTCTCTGGGGTTAGTCAGCCTGGGTTTGAAACGGGGGGACAAGGTATGCATAATAGGAGATAACGGCCCCCAGTACTACTGGGCTGAATTAGCCGTTCAATCAGCAGGTGGAGCAGCTATAGGGATTTTTGTTGATTCCATGGATGACGAGGTGAAGTACTATGTCAACCATTCAGATGCCGTATTCGTCTTTGCAGAAGACCAGGAACAGTGTGATAAACTCCTGAATCTGAAGGACAAAAATGAGATACCCAATGTCAAAAAAGTAATATACTGGGACCATAGAGGACTCTGGTCATATGAGGATCCCATCCTTTTAAGCTTTGAAGGGTTGGAAGAACTGGGAAAGAAGTACGAGGTGGACCATCCGGGTCTCTTTGAAGAAAATGTAAGGCAAGGGAAGGGGAGTGATATAGCCTGTTTTTGTTATACCTCAGGGACGACCGGACTTCCCAAAGCAGCTATGATGACCCATAACAGTGTCATATTCTTCGGCCGTGGGATCCGATCTATAGACCCCTGGTATGAGACTGATGAATATCTATCCTATGTGTCACCGGCATGGGCAGCAGAGCAATTTCTTGGTATAGCCTCAGGGCTGGATGGGGCTCTGTGTGTCAGTTTTCCTGAAGAGGCTGAAACGGTGCAGGAAGATATCGTAGACCTGGGCCCCCAAATCCTTTTTTACAGTGCTCGCTTATGGGAAAATCTGGTTTCTGAGATCCAGGTAAAGATCGCTGACACTTTACGGTGGAAAAGACTGTTGTTCAATATAGCAATGAAGATTGGCCATTGGATGAACAAGTTCGCAGAAAAGAAGACCAAACCCAATCTTTTATGGAGGGGGTTGTATCTTTTTGCCAACCTTATCGCACTCCGGTCATTACGCCACAGGATGGGGTTTGCCAGAACCAGGGTTGGCTATACTGCAGGGGCAGCGGTAAGCCCTGATATTATTCGATTCTTCCACGCCTTGGGCTTAAATCTCAAGAATATCTATGGCTCTACTGAGGCAAGCCTTGTAACAATCCCCAGTAGCACTGATTTTAAATACGACAGCGTTGGAACCCCTATCGAGGGATGTGAGGTAAAGATTGTTGATGGTGAGATCGTTGTAAAAAATCCAGGACTTTTTTTGGGTTACTATAAAAATCCTGAAGCAACGGGAGAAAAGATAAGAGACGGCTGGTATTATACAGGAGATTCCGGTTTCTTTGACGAGGAAGGGCACCTTATCTATTGGGACAGGGTGGACGAACTTCTCGATCTGAAGAGTGGTGAGAAGTATTCCCCTCAGTATATTGAGACGCGTCTGCGTTTCAGTCCATATATCAGGGACTGTATAGTTGTGGGAGGTAAAGACAGAGATTACATCGGTGCCCTGATAAATATCGACTACGGAAACGTTGGTAAATGGGCGGAAAAGAAACGTATAGCTTATACCACATTCGTTGACCTTTCACAAAAACCAGAGGTAGCTGGTATGATAAAAGGTGAGATTGGAAAGGTCAACAAGGAGATACCGGAGTTTGCCCGTGTAAAGAGATTTGTTAACCTCCATAAGGAATTTGACCCTGATGAGGCCGAGCTGACAAGGACAAGGAAATTGAGGAGGACCTTTATAGAAGATCGTTACAAAGATATAATTGAATCTCTGTATCAGGATAAAGGGGTTATCAGTGTGGAAGCGCATGTAACTTATAGAGATGGTAGAAAGGGAATTATAAAGACAGAGATTAATGTGTATAGTGTTGAATAA
- a CDS encoding branched-chain amino acid ABC transporter permease, whose protein sequence is MNTFIQLMISGIATGLIYAIAALGVVVVYKATKVLNLSAGGLLLIGAYLAWMFLVQLKFPVVLAIMATIASTAIVGWVIERVTLRPLIGQPILAAIILTDMLWFFFRGTTFLFWGGNPKMFPSWLASRPTIFVGEIGIPEIMIWCIIISGLSIAGLIIYFKFTRPGLAMRVTAEDVIVAENLGIKITRVYSNTWIICLILFLITAYFVGAMQGISQDLDFVAVYGVIIALLGGLESFPGAIIGGLAVGILQAMVGGYLAGILGGGISEVSPFIVMFIISFWRPYGLFGLERIERI, encoded by the coding sequence ATGAATACCTTTATCCAGCTTATGATTAGCGGAATAGCCACCGGTCTTATCTATGCTATAGCAGCCCTTGGTGTTGTGGTGGTGTATAAAGCGACCAAGGTGCTCAACCTTTCGGCCGGAGGACTGCTTTTAATAGGTGCATATTTGGCATGGATGTTTCTTGTTCAGCTTAAATTTCCTGTCGTGCTGGCTATAATGGCTACTATTGCCTCAACGGCCATCGTTGGATGGGTAATTGAACGGGTTACCCTTCGTCCCCTGATAGGGCAGCCGATTCTCGCGGCTATTATCCTTACCGATATGCTCTGGTTTTTCTTCCGTGGAACAACATTTCTCTTCTGGGGCGGTAATCCCAAAATGTTCCCCTCATGGCTGGCAAGTCGTCCCACGATATTTGTGGGTGAAATTGGGATACCTGAGATAATGATATGGTGCATAATTATATCCGGTCTTAGCATTGCGGGTTTGATAATTTATTTCAAATTTACCCGTCCAGGACTTGCCATGAGGGTTACTGCTGAAGACGTTATAGTTGCCGAAAATCTGGGAATAAAGATAACAAGGGTGTATTCCAATACGTGGATTATTTGCCTTATCTTATTCCTCATAACCGCATATTTTGTAGGAGCAATGCAAGGGATCAGTCAGGACCTTGATTTTGTTGCTGTATATGGAGTAATTATTGCACTCCTCGGAGGGCTGGAATCCTTCCCTGGCGCCATAATCGGTGGCCTGGCTGTGGGGATACTTCAAGCTATGGTTGGAGGCTACCTTGCTGGCATTTTAGGTGGCGGAATCTCCGAAGTATCCCCTTTTATTGTTATGTTCATTATTAGTTTCTGGCGGCCGTATGGGCTCTTCGGACTGGAAAGGATAGAGAGAATCTAG
- a CDS encoding branched-chain amino acid ABC transporter permease — protein sequence MKGRPCGVFDVRYSQDKAILRTKAHWVLFSLFLIFLFSIPPFLTGHILSLGVIIGTTIIGLWGLQILIGYTHQISLGHGGFVGAGAYVCAVITHHLGWNFFFALPLAGLGAALYGLIIGTSTVRCKGLYMVIPTISAHFIFFYLVNEVLRKWTFGSDGIQCASPVLFGFVFNTDLSYFYLVAVVTLIMGLGLKNLVRTKAGRAFVAIRDNDIAAEVMGINIFRYKLLSFAIGNFYAGISGALWAHYVTYINTEFYPIVDSVYYAVFLIVGGLGSVMGCVFGAFAYRLLGEGVNYVAPLLDSILAGSGGKIVSSMGLIVYAAVAIIFLIFEPRGLAHRWELFKHSYRLHPFNY from the coding sequence ATGAAGGGAAGACCTTGTGGAGTTTTTGATGTAAGATATAGTCAGGATAAAGCAATACTGCGTACCAAAGCCCATTGGGTGCTGTTTAGTCTCTTTCTGATTTTTCTTTTCAGCATCCCCCCTTTTCTTACCGGTCACATTTTAAGCCTTGGGGTAATTATCGGTACAACAATAATAGGCTTATGGGGTCTGCAGATCCTGATAGGCTACACTCACCAGATCAGTTTGGGACATGGTGGCTTTGTCGGGGCTGGAGCCTATGTGTGTGCCGTGATTACACATCATCTGGGTTGGAACTTCTTCTTTGCCCTACCTCTTGCCGGTCTTGGTGCTGCCCTTTATGGGTTGATAATAGGGACATCGACAGTACGGTGCAAGGGGCTTTACATGGTTATTCCAACTATCTCTGCTCATTTTATATTCTTCTATCTGGTAAATGAGGTCTTAAGAAAATGGACTTTCGGATCAGACGGTATTCAGTGTGCAAGCCCCGTTCTATTCGGATTTGTTTTTAATACGGATTTAAGCTACTTTTATCTGGTTGCCGTTGTTACGCTTATAATGGGATTAGGATTGAAAAACCTTGTAAGGACAAAGGCGGGCAGGGCATTTGTTGCAATTCGCGATAACGACATTGCCGCAGAGGTCATGGGGATAAACATATTCCGTTATAAGCTCCTTTCCTTTGCTATTGGTAATTTCTATGCGGGGATTAGCGGTGCATTATGGGCCCATTATGTTACGTATATCAACACAGAATTTTATCCCATTGTCGATTCCGTCTACTACGCAGTGTTTTTGATTGTCGGTGGGCTGGGATCTGTTATGGGTTGCGTTTTTGGTGCTTTTGCTTACAGGCTTCTTGGTGAAGGGGTTAATTATGTTGCGCCTTTACTGGATAGTATACTGGCTGGGTCAGGCGGCAAAATAGTTTCCTCTATGGGGCTGATTGTATACGCTGCCGTGGCAATAATATTTTTAATTTTTGAACCCAGAGGACTTGCCCACAGATGGGAGTTGTTTAAACACTCATACAGGTTACATCCATTCAATTATTAA
- a CDS encoding ABC transporter substrate-binding protein codes for MRKSFNKLIFVGITALICAAMLAFNSVTEAAKPAIKHFGTVDLTGPYGILVPDVWEAKLDVYRWTNEKEGGIDGHPVELVWGETGNIMARAWSHYKRYQRAGIQFLWIVSSPEGEAFKRTLEKENVASYNYGGSDPQLYPPATIYTDGPGYGDSFGAFLKMAKAEWDKAGKKGTMKVGIIGPDTAYGRAALEPGQRFGKRIGVDVVGQEFVPVVPIDLTPQILRLKDKGVNWIWMQGLSQICTVFMKNMESLGLHGKIPVAGFSWTTGAEMLRRIGPRYTEGYIWCTYTYMTQVEKNLPGIKKAIEMRQKYHGKDPDEYYLRGVRATQFVFEWTRRTLRKYGYKGLTGKNYLATIETFKNWKTPWDVGAPFDITPNDRRTAKKVLFYQVKGGKVLRYSDWVDVPHLYPDDMKHLFEK; via the coding sequence ATGAGAAAGAGTTTTAATAAGCTAATTTTTGTTGGTATTACTGCTCTGATATGTGCAGCCATGTTAGCTTTTAACTCCGTGACAGAAGCAGCCAAGCCAGCAATTAAACATTTTGGAACTGTCGATCTAACAGGTCCCTATGGTATACTCGTTCCTGATGTATGGGAGGCGAAGCTCGATGTCTATAGATGGACAAATGAAAAGGAAGGCGGGATCGACGGTCACCCGGTAGAGCTTGTATGGGGTGAAACCGGAAATATAATGGCAAGGGCATGGTCCCACTACAAGAGGTACCAAAGGGCAGGAATTCAATTCCTCTGGATAGTCTCATCCCCTGAAGGTGAAGCCTTTAAGAGGACCCTTGAAAAAGAGAATGTAGCTTCCTACAATTACGGTGGGAGCGACCCCCAACTCTATCCTCCCGCAACTATTTATACAGATGGCCCCGGCTATGGTGATTCATTTGGTGCCTTTTTGAAGATGGCAAAGGCAGAATGGGATAAAGCAGGAAAAAAGGGCACAATGAAGGTCGGTATTATTGGACCTGATACGGCATATGGAAGGGCTGCCCTGGAACCTGGACAGAGGTTTGGGAAGAGGATCGGTGTAGATGTGGTAGGGCAGGAGTTTGTCCCCGTTGTTCCCATAGACCTCACCCCGCAGATATTAAGACTCAAGGATAAAGGTGTGAACTGGATATGGATGCAGGGGTTGAGCCAGATTTGTACTGTATTTATGAAGAATATGGAATCGTTGGGACTGCACGGTAAGATACCAGTGGCTGGTTTCTCGTGGACAACCGGTGCGGAGATGCTGAGGCGGATAGGACCCAGGTATACTGAAGGCTACATATGGTGTACGTACACTTACATGACCCAGGTAGAGAAGAACCTCCCTGGTATCAAGAAGGCTATCGAGATGCGCCAGAAGTATCATGGTAAGGACCCGGATGAATACTATCTCAGAGGTGTGAGAGCAACCCAGTTTGTATTTGAGTGGACAAGGAGGACACTTAGGAAATATGGGTATAAGGGGCTTACCGGGAAAAACTACCTTGCTACAATAGAAACATTCAAAAATTGGAAAACTCCATGGGACGTCGGTGCCCCGTTTGACATTACTCCTAATGACCGCAGGACAGCCAAGAAGGTGTTATTTTACCAGGTCAAGGGTGGGAAGGTGCTCAGATACAGCGACTGGGTAGACGTTCCTCATCTCTACCCGGATGATATGAAACATCTTTTTGAGAAGTAG
- a CDS encoding carbohydrate kinase family protein, translated as MGYFCAFVTFETMGAWSDPGYLGKKMLDVISIGALNIDLIAKVNRFPVADEEVAVQGLEIFHGGSAANVAVGISRLGHSSGFVGMVGSDQFGNMLIEDLKKEGVDVSHLIQTGGNSGLVFAAINPAGERILYSSSGVSSEFDRSLISVDYIKKARFLHLTSIIGEKAIAALEFASGVAYDNNIKVILDPGSILAEEGSEALSGILVNCYLIMPSQIEANMLTGLQGEDAGRRLLEYGPKAVIITRGAEGCLLITKDLTREVPALRSKAVDTTGAGDSFAAGLISALLVNKGLEEATEFATLVASISVTRRGARTTPGKEDIRGY; from the coding sequence GTGGGTTACTTCTGTGCCTTTGTCACTTTTGAAACAATGGGGGCATGGTCTGACCCCGGATATTTAGGCAAGAAGATGTTAGACGTAATTTCAATAGGTGCTCTTAATATAGATCTCATTGCAAAGGTAAATAGATTCCCTGTGGCAGATGAAGAAGTTGCAGTTCAAGGCTTAGAAATATTTCATGGTGGTTCTGCTGCAAATGTAGCAGTAGGGATTTCAAGACTGGGACATTCTTCAGGATTTGTAGGAATGGTTGGATCCGATCAATTTGGAAATATGCTTATTGAAGACTTGAAAAAAGAAGGGGTAGACGTATCCCATTTGATACAAACAGGTGGCAATAGCGGTCTGGTCTTTGCGGCTATAAATCCTGCTGGTGAAAGGATACTCTATTCATCAAGCGGGGTTTCATCAGAGTTTGACAGATCCCTCATATCCGTTGACTATATAAAAAAGGCTAGATTTTTACACTTAACCAGCATTATTGGAGAAAAGGCAATAGCTGCACTGGAATTTGCGTCTGGCGTTGCATATGATAATAATATAAAGGTAATACTCGATCCGGGATCAATACTTGCTGAAGAAGGGTCTGAAGCGCTGAGTGGAATACTGGTTAACTGCTATTTAATTATGCCAAGCCAGATTGAGGCAAACATGCTTACCGGGCTCCAGGGAGAAGACGCAGGCAGAAGGCTTTTGGAGTATGGGCCAAAAGCAGTGATAATAACCCGTGGGGCAGAAGGGTGTTTATTGATAACTAAAGATTTAACCAGAGAGGTTCCTGCATTAAGATCAAAGGCAGTAGATACAACTGGTGCTGGTGATTCATTTGCCGCAGGTCTTATAAGTGCTTTGTTAGTGAATAAAGGGTTGGAGGAAGCAACTGAATTTGCCACTCTGGTTGCGTCCATATCAGTAACCAGAAGGGGGGCAAGAACCACGCCTGGTAAAGAAGATATTAGAGGTTATTAA
- the uvrC gene encoding excinuclease ABC subunit UvrC, protein MARALIAEEKINRLPASPGVYLMKNRKGDVIYIGKAKSLQIRVKSYFTRIEDSRYLIRFLLSQAEDIDCIITDTEKEALILENNLIKKHKPRYNVNLKDDKTYFSLRFNIQDEFPRLSLVRKVKKDGARYFGPYSSSYAVKDTLKMVSRIFHIRGCSDSNFKNRSRPCLSYQIRRCLAPCCKLVDWESYRKYVREATLFLEGKNQELLRLLKKSMKHESDNLNFEEAARFRDHISSIEKTIERQKVVSNLGTDQDVFAFYREEGVIEFQLMIMRGGRVLDTLAFSMTNLRLPDNEVMSSFLKQYYGEDRSIPSEIVIPIDIEDRKLLEEWFSEKKGKKVRIHIPKKGEKLKLLRMVMENAKNSFMDKQREKGYNLKALEEIQKRLHLKRLPRKIECFDISNISGKLAVGSMVIFKEGIVYKNGYRHFKIKTVNQADDCGMMYEVIKRRYRRVFEKNDMPDLIMVDGGKGQLNVAVRVLKELKKDDADAISLAKGGDREKVFIPHRKNPIILQKDSKALLLLQQIRDEAHRFALTYHQNLRRKQNLRSILEDIPGVGLVRKKALLKHFGSLKSIKDASINELTTVPGMNIKAAENVFVSFQSFPSDPESLQ, encoded by the coding sequence ATGGCTAGAGCATTGATTGCTGAAGAAAAGATAAACAGACTGCCTGCCAGCCCAGGTGTCTACCTTATGAAGAACAGGAAAGGTGATGTTATTTATATTGGCAAGGCGAAAAGCCTTCAGATTCGGGTAAAATCCTACTTTACCAGAATAGAAGATTCAAGATACCTAATCAGGTTTTTATTGTCTCAGGCAGAAGATATAGATTGCATAATCACTGATACAGAGAAAGAGGCATTGATTCTAGAAAACAATCTGATTAAGAAACATAAGCCCAGATACAATGTAAACCTGAAGGATGATAAAACCTATTTTAGTCTGAGATTCAATATTCAGGACGAATTTCCAAGACTCTCCCTGGTAAGAAAGGTAAAGAAAGACGGTGCCCGCTACTTTGGTCCTTATTCTTCCAGCTATGCAGTAAAAGATACGTTGAAAATGGTATCCAGAATCTTTCATATAAGAGGCTGCAGTGACTCTAATTTTAAAAACAGAAGTCGCCCCTGCCTGAGCTACCAGATCAGGAGGTGTCTTGCCCCCTGTTGTAAACTTGTAGATTGGGAGAGTTACCGGAAATATGTCAGGGAAGCGACTCTGTTCTTAGAGGGCAAAAACCAGGAACTATTACGGCTTTTAAAAAAAAGTATGAAACACGAATCGGATAATTTGAACTTTGAAGAGGCTGCCAGATTCAGAGACCATATTTCGTCTATCGAAAAGACCATTGAGAGGCAAAAGGTGGTTTCCAATCTAGGGACAGATCAGGATGTATTTGCCTTTTACAGAGAAGAAGGTGTTATTGAATTTCAGCTTATGATTATGCGGGGAGGAAGGGTTTTAGATACCCTGGCATTCTCCATGACCAATTTGAGGCTTCCAGATAATGAGGTTATGTCTTCGTTCCTGAAACAGTACTATGGCGAAGATAGATCTATCCCGTCAGAGATTGTAATACCCATAGATATAGAAGACAGGAAGCTGTTGGAAGAATGGTTTTCGGAAAAAAAGGGCAAAAAGGTAAGGATTCATATTCCCAAGAAGGGGGAAAAGCTTAAACTTTTAAGGATGGTGATGGAAAATGCAAAGAATTCCTTTATGGATAAGCAAAGAGAAAAAGGTTACAATCTGAAGGCATTGGAGGAAATCCAAAAACGACTCCATTTAAAGAGATTACCGAGGAAGATAGAGTGTTTTGACATATCCAACATATCAGGGAAATTAGCGGTTGGTTCGATGGTAATCTTTAAAGAAGGGATTGTATATAAAAACGGTTATCGTCACTTTAAGATAAAAACCGTGAATCAGGCAGATGACTGTGGTATGATGTATGAGGTTATTAAAAGGAGGTATAGGAGGGTATTTGAAAAGAACGATATGCCCGACCTGATAATGGTAGACGGTGGTAAAGGGCAGTTGAATGTTGCTGTAAGAGTCCTGAAAGAATTAAAAAAGGATGACGCAGATGCCATAAGTCTTGCTAAAGGTGGAGATAGAGAGAAGGTATTTATTCCACATCGGAAAAACCCTATAATACTGCAAAAGGACTCTAAAGCTCTGCTTCTGCTGCAACAAATAAGAGATGAGGCTCATCGCTTTGCTCTAACCTACCATCAAAATCTCAGGAGAAAACAGAACCTGCGGTCCATTCTGGAGGATATACCAGGAGTGGGATTAGTGAGAAAAAAGGCACTCTTAAAACACTTTGGCAGCTTAAAAAGCATTAAAGATGCGTCTATAAATGAGTTGACCACAGTTCCTGGAATGAATATCAAGGCTGCCGAAAATGTCTTTGTATCCTTTCAAAGTTTTCCTTCTGACCCCGAATCACTTCAGTAG
- a CDS encoding tetratricopeptide repeat protein, with product MKGCCNSKGVCIFLLLIAFIFIFNGCIQDKTVLKETSMVHLRLGVSYFSEGDTTSALQELLKAKELSPDDPQVYNIIGLIYFKKKEHNKAIDNFKKALTLDLKFSEAHNNLGTVYMDLRQWDDAIFEFKEALSNDLYSTPERAYCNIGWAYYKQGDIGKAIDNYKNALKLSPDFVLAHYNLGISYFSVNKVKEAIDELKLVIKLDPKFVDAHYQLGLAYLKLDRKAEAIVEFEEVVKTSPSGETQNAAKRYLELLK from the coding sequence ATGAAGGGATGCTGTAATTCAAAAGGGGTTTGTATTTTTCTGCTCCTCATTGCTTTTATCTTCATCTTCAATGGATGTATCCAGGACAAAACAGTTTTAAAGGAAACATCCATGGTACATCTCAGGTTGGGAGTCTCTTATTTCAGTGAAGGAGATACCACCTCCGCCTTGCAAGAACTCCTGAAAGCCAAAGAATTGAGTCCCGATGACCCCCAGGTTTACAACATTATCGGCTTAATATATTTCAAGAAGAAAGAACATAATAAAGCCATCGATAATTTTAAAAAAGCATTGACTTTAGATCTAAAATTTTCTGAAGCACATAACAATCTGGGTACAGTGTATATGGATTTAAGACAGTGGGATGATGCCATTTTTGAGTTTAAAGAAGCCCTCAGTAATGATCTGTACAGTACTCCTGAACGGGCTTACTGTAATATAGGCTGGGCTTATTACAAGCAGGGAGATATAGGAAAAGCAATTGACAATTATAAAAATGCACTGAAGCTGAGCCCTGATTTTGTTTTGGCCCATTATAACCTTGGGATCAGCTATTTTAGTGTTAATAAGGTAAAAGAAGCTATAGACGAATTGAAACTGGTTATAAAGTTAGATCCCAAATTTGTTGATGCCCACTACCAGTTGGGATTGGCTTACCTTAAACTGGATAGGAAAGCTGAGGCAATAGTGGAATTTGAAGAAGTGGTTAAGACTTCTCCGTCCGGGGAAACCCAGAATGCAGCTAAGAGGTATCTAGAGCTACTGAAGTGA